A region of Tistrella bauzanensis DNA encodes the following proteins:
- a CDS encoding RSP_7527 family protein, giving the protein MANTQTQIAQIPTQDEIEQLIRDARQLRAQTFTAGIDALTARIGRLFGGHHGGLAAR; this is encoded by the coding sequence ATGGCCAACACTCAGACCCAGATCGCCCAGATCCCCACGCAGGACGAGATCGAGCAGCTGATTCGCGACGCCCGCCAGCTGCGCGCCCAGACCTTCACCGCCGGCATCGACGCCCTCACCGCCCGCATCGGGCGGCTGTTCGGTGGCCATCATGGTGGCCTCGCCGCCCGCTGA